In Sesamum indicum cultivar Zhongzhi No. 13 linkage group LG1, S_indicum_v1.0, whole genome shotgun sequence, the sequence AATATTCTGAATGTTTGTATGTATCCTTACAGAACTGCAAATTCAGTGTGTTATatcttacttttatttattttactctaGAGAACTCCTCCCCCGAcattattttcatcaacttgTAGTAATAAGCCCGCCAAAGAAGACTGCTCAATAAATTTGGAGAGTACGTGAAAGAGACCGTAAATATGTGAGATCAGTCCGCTCGCAACTGttatataaaacacaatgAATCCTCTAGCTCGAGACATCTAGTTTCATCTTGAAACAGCTCAATCCATAATCAAATATGTCCATAATTCCAGTTCTCTTTCTTGTTTGTATCCTCATCTTGCAACTGTCATCAGCAAATGCAAAAGATCTTTCCTTAGAAACATATATTGTACATGTTGATGTACCAGATAGTCAGCTTCTGTCTGAACAATCCCAAGATCTAGAGAGCTGGTATGGATCGTTCTTGCCGACGACACCAGCGAGCTCAACAGAAACACCCCGGATGGTTTATTCCTACCGCAATGCGTTTTCAGGGTTCGCGGCTAGGTTAACATCCGAGGAAGTGAAAGCAATGCAAGGAAAGAAGGGATTTATATCTGCTAGGCCACAGCAGGTATTGCAGTTGCACACGACTCACACGCCTAATTTCCTCGGTTTACACCAAAATGCAGGACTTTGGAAAGACTCCAACTATGGGAAAGGCATAGTTATTGGGATTTTGGACACTGGAATATTTCCTGATCATCCTTCTTTCAGTGATGAAGGGATGCCTCCCCCACCAGCTAAATGGAAGGGGGCGTGCGAATTCAATTTCACAGCCTGCAATAAGAAGATCATCGGAGCAAGACACTTCGAAACAGGAGATGGAACTCCTCGAGATCACGAAGGCCATGGCACTCATGCAGCAAGCACGGCTGCAGGTAATTTCGTGAGAGGCGCCAATGTATTTGGCAATGCCAATGGCACAGCGGTTGGCATAGCGCCTCTCGCTCACTTGGCCATCTACAAAGTCTGCTCACTTGACTGCCTGGAGAGTGACATATTGGCGGCAATAGATACAGCCATTGAAGACGGGGTGGATATCCTGTCAATCTCCTTTGGTGGTTATCCCAGGGAATTTCACGACGACAACATCGCACTCGGTGCATTTAGCGCAATGCAGAAGGGAATTTTTGTGAGCTGCTCTGCTGGAAATAACGGACCTTATACTCTTTCGTTATCGAATGAAGCCCCCTGGATTCTCACTGTTGGTGCTAGCACAATTGACAGAACCTTAAGGGCAACTGCCGTGCTAGGCAGCAAACTAGAACTCAATGGTGAATCCGCATTTCAGCCCAAGGCTTTGCCCCAGGCACAACTGCCCCTTGTTTACCCTGGAATCATCGGGAGTGATTTTTCCTCGAACTATTGCGATCAGGAGTCATTGAATAGAACTGGTGTAGAAGGAAAGATAGTTTTATGTTACATTGACAAGAGAACTACCAAAATTGAACAGGGACGCAAGGTGAAAGACGCAGGTGGCGCCGGCATGATCCTCATGAACTTCGAGGAAGAGGGCTTTACTACATCTGCAGACGCTCATGTTATTCCTGCTACCAACATCAACTACGAAAACGGACAAAAGATCATGGCCTACATGAACTCAACATCTGCTCCAACAGCAGCAATTGTGTTCAAAGGAACTATAATTGGCGATAAAAGAGCTCCAACAGTGGCCTCATTTTCTTCCAGGGGCCCCGGCTTTATTAGAAGTGGAATTGTCAAACCAGATATTATAGGCCCTGGTGTCAACATTCTTGCAGCATGGCCTAATTCTGtcgaaaacaaaacaaattcaagaaacacgTTCAACTTAATTTCTGGCACTTCAGTGTCATGCCCTCACCTGAGTGGGGTAGCAGCACTGATCAAGAGTGCGCACCCTGGTTGGTCTCCGGCTGCCATCAAATCAGCTATAATGACTACTGCCGATACAGTCAATCTTAAAAACCAGCCGATACAGGACGAGAAGCATCTCCCTGCTGATATTTTCGCCGCAGGTGCAGGCCATGTCAATGCTGCAAAGGCGAGCGATCCAGGTCTCATTTATGACATTGAGCCTCAAGACTACATCGCATACTTGTGCGGCATGAACTAAACGAGCCGCGAGGTAACCAAAATCTTTCTAAGAAAAGTGAATTGCTCGGAAGTAACCCTGATTCCTGGAGGGCAGCTGAATTATCCTTCATTTGCTGTCAGGTTTGGATCATCTGATCAGACATTTACAAGGACAGTGACAAATGTTGGGGAGGATAATTCGAGTTACACCGTTGAGGTTGTCTCACCACAAGGCTTAAATACGACAGTGAATCCACGGACGCTTAATTTCTCAAAGGTGAACCAGAAGTTGACATATGAAGTCAGTTTTAGTGTACCAGTAAATGGTGGTGATGTTAGTGTTTTACAGGGATATGTTGTCTGGAAATCGGCTAAGCATTCAGTGAGGAGTCCAGTTGTTGCATATTACTTTTGAGGGGGGTATAAAGCAATTTAACCCCATGttatcaaaaaaatcaaaaaaacccgtgataaataaattaataaaaaatttccttgtgaaaaaaataaatagacaaaATACCCCTTTAAGATTGAATTTGTGGTACACGCACCAATAATATGcggatttttcttttttgtcatgtaaaatacaaaaattgtcCTTATTTATCAACGGTTGGGTATTACTTTACATGAATCAATGGtctatatttaagtaatacaAATGAAACACCCAAATTTGTCAAACTAATATCAAacaatttagattttattttaacaaatttatggttttattttaatttgatcaaaatgagTGGCTCGGATCCTATTTAGTTTGAATCAACGGTTTAGATTTAagatttgtattatataatatataaatatcaaattacaattatatatatgtaatatatatatatatacaattaaatggaatatatatctatctatacaAGCAGtggctcgagctcgatttgCAGGAATtcagctcgagctcgaactcgagctGGATATGACGAGTTCAAGCTTGAgcttagtaattttttattttatttttattatttatttatttattttattattattattagattaaattatgggatggaataatcaaatttttatataaatttataagtaacaaaatagattgcataatgtatactatgttataaatataccaaaatatagtatgaaattttaatttattgttataaatataaactactaattagtttcgtagtaatataattagtaaaatataccaaaaaagaTTCATACTgaacaattcaaaaattatagaaaagtatccaatatatgaaataatgaaatcgaaatacataaaaaatattttatagttgagattaatatgtgttcacaatctgcaataaatttatatatttataaatattagtattacattgatgtaactatcatcatacattgttgaacaacatgagTTAATCGAgatcatcaaaattcagatcaaactGTTAGATGTGAttaaacttacagaaaaatacatttgataaagttttagacttattggatatacagATGTCGAGAGATCGTACTCGGAACATAaaagtaatcattcaagacagTGTATTGTTGaatcagaccatgtgattttaaatcataccgtctgatatgatctaatggacacagtcttatatatataaatttggtatgaatcgagtattcgaattttaagatatcgtaattattgtttgaacttctttatctcattatatatatataataaaataataattaaaataattaaaattattcaaccatcatTATTGATGAGGGGGTTTTTGCCACTAGACAAATATGCCCCTCACACCGATTAAGAAATAGGCATTAATTAAGGATATATTATGGAAGGATTTCAAGATCCCGCCAAATGCTCTTGTGGAGAGATTTACGGTAGctatgataataattaagcTATGATTCGGGACGTAACTTAAGCTCGACGCCTGAACATTAGCATTTACCAAATGCATCTTACGTGGGCATATAAAAGCTACAAACGGAGTTCATGAGAAGGTAATGTTACTTTGTGTCCCAGATACATATTTCTCtgtctaaatatttttggcctaagaactaacttgagcgtcggagagCCTACGTCGGGAACATACCCGACTGGCTTAACCGTTCCTTGTGTTCTCAGGGGTCGCTGTTCGAGGGACCAGGTCGGATCGCGAGTCAAGGTATCGACCATCGATTGGATTCGCATAAGAATTCCCTTGCACGTCCATTTGGCGCCGTCTATGGGAAAGATTATGAGAACATGGAAGGAGAATCAGGGAGGAACATTCTTGGGCTGGACACCACGATGGGGACTGCAGAACCCATAGTTCAACTCACAAAAATGGAACTACAACAACTGATGGAAGAAGCTGGGAGAAAGGCCATTGTGGCGTATGAACGTAGAACCACTACATCGATTGAAAGAGAAGGAGCTAGGAAGAAGCTGTTCGGAGAAAAGGAACAGGACAAAGCATCCGGGGCCAGTAGAAGGGACAGAAGTAAGCGTCAACCCTTAGAGGTGGGTTCGACTAGCCGAGGCAGGAGCCAAGCCAGGGGACGGCGATCTCACGTGCAGAGGTCGACGGTGTATCGAGACAGATTGCCAAACTGGGAAAACAAATTGACGAGCTTAAGAAGAGGGGAGAAATAGTATCCGAACACCGGAATTCACCCTTCTGTAACCAAATCCTGACAGAAACTGTGGCTCCAAACTTCAGAATGTCGGACCTGCCGAAATATGATGGAATGAAAGATCCAGCAGAACACCTCGCGGCATTCGATATGGTGATGAACCTATACGGGCAGTCGGGCCCCATTACTGCTAAACTATTTGTTACGACCTTGACAGGTAAGGCCTAGGAGTGGTTCACAAACTTGCCGCCAGGAAGCCTAGAATCCCACGAACAGCTCGTGCAGAagttttctttccattttgctAGTAAAAGGAAGCAGAAACGATCACCAACGCATCTATTCACCATAAGGCAACAGGATGATGAGCCACTGAAGAGTTTCATGGGACGTTTCAATATGAAACGTTGGAGGTACCAGACTTACGAATAGACATGATGGTCAACATCCTAATCCACGGATTGAAGAAAGGCGCATTCGCTTCTGCGTTAGCTCACGATCCTCCATCTGATGTTGAGCAGCTTATGAACATGGTGCAGAAGTATATAGACGAGGAGGAAATGAACGCTATGAAGGATGGTGAATGGAGAGTCGAGTCTGGAAGGGATTGAGGACGCTACGATAAGGATGATAAACGATCAAAACCTGAACGAAACAAAGAGCCCCATTATCAACAgaagtacaataaatacacgCCACTCAACACCACGAGGGCGAGGGCATTGCTCATGGTGGAAAGAAAGGATGTACTCAGATGGCCGAAACCCACGAGGGTCACCCCTGCCAAGAAATATTCGAGCAAGTACTGTAGATTCCATCGTGAACGGGAACATGACACCGAGGAATGCTACCAGCTTAAAGATGAGATTGAGCAATTAGTTCGCCAAGGGTACTTCAAGGACCAGATATCAAAGAGTTACCCTAGCAAAGGTCGACACAGTAGATCCCGGAGCCCAGTGAGGCGAGCAGAGGGAGGAGTCGTTACAGGGCAGAATACCCGAGAGAACGCGCCTGTGAAAGACATTATACACATGATAGCGGGAGGATCGGAGATGGGGTATTCAAATAGAGCAAGGAAGAAAGCTAAACGGAGGATAGACACAATGATGAGCAAGCAGGTCATGAATATATCGAATGAGTTAGAGATCAGTTTTGGTGCACAGgatctaaaagaaaaaatcggGGATGGCAATGATCCTATGGTGATCAAAATGGATATAGCCAATTTCACTGTCCATAAGGTTTTGGTTGACAATGGAAGTTCTGCTGACATTATCCTCAAGGAAGTCTTAATCAAAATGGGCTTAGGAGATGCCAGATTGGACGCTGTGAATTCGCCATTGGTGGGCTTCGGAGGCAATGAAGTGGATTCGTTGGGAACAATCGAATTGCCCGTTTCCCTTGGAGATGAACCAAGAAGAAGGACTCTTACGGTAAAGTTTCTCGTGGTCAACACCCCTTTTGcttataatgttattttggGTAGACCTGGCTTGAACATTTTCAGGGCCATTGTATCCACGTATcacttaaaaatgaaattcccTACACATGCCGGAGTTGGAGAGGTCGCATGCGACCAGTGGGAGGCCAGGCGATGCTACAACCTCTCTGTAAAAAAGGATGCGACGGATAAAAAGAGGAAACTGGGTGAAAC encodes:
- the LOC105157063 gene encoding subtilisin-like protease SBT1.4, with the translated sequence MSIIPVLFLVCILILQLSSANAKDLSLETYIVHVDVPDSQLLSEQSQDLESWYGSFLPTTPASSTETPRMVYSYRNAFSGFAARLTSEEVKAMQGKKGFISARPQQVLQLHTTHTPNFLGLHQNAGLWKDSNYGKGIVIGILDTGIFPDHPSFSDEGMPPPPAKWKGACEFNFTACNKKIIGARHFETGDGTPRDHEGHGTHAASTAAGNFVRGANVFGNANGTAVGIAPLAHLAIYKVCSLDCLESDILAAIDTAIEDGVDILSISFGGYPREFHDDNIALGAFSAMQKGIFVSCSAGNNGPYTLSLSNEAPWILTVGASTIDRTLRATAVLGSKLELNGESAFQPKALPQAQLPLVYPGIIGSDFSSNYCDQESLNRTGVEGKIVLCYIDKRTTKIEQGRKVKDAGGAGMILMNFEEEGFTTSADAHVIPATNINYENGQKIMAYMNSTSAPTAAIVFKGTIIGDKRAPTVASFSSRGPGFIRSGIVKPDIIGPGVNILAAWPNSVENKTNSRNTFNLISGTSVSCPHLSGVAALIKSAHPGWSPAAIKSAIMTTADTVNLKNQPIQDEKHLPADIFAAGAGHVNAAKASDPGLIYDIEPQDYIAYLCGMN
- the LOC110012129 gene encoding uncharacterized protein LOC110012129 — protein: MVERKDVLRWPKPTRVTPAKKYSSKYCRFHREREHDTEECYQLKDEIEQLVRQGYFKDQISKSYPSKGRHSRSRSPVRRAEGGVVTGQNTRENAPVKDIIHMIAGGSEMGYSNRARKKAKRRIDTMMSKQVMNISNELEISFGAQDLKEKIGDGNDPMVIKMDIANFTVHKVLVDNGSSADIILKEVLIKMGLGDARLDAVNSPLVGFGGNEVDSLGTIELPVSLGDEPRRRTLTVKFLVVNTPFAYNVILGRPGLNIFRAIVSTYHLKMKFPTHAGVGEVACDQWEARRCYNLSVKKDATDKKRKLGETLIEKEDRIEPIDGHWEIELVQGDPSKTTKIGARLEKKFELFAS